The following proteins are co-located in the Gossypium hirsutum isolate 1008001.06 chromosome A02, Gossypium_hirsutum_v2.1, whole genome shotgun sequence genome:
- the LOC107936913 gene encoding polygalacturonase-like, which translates to MAIQFYFVSSMLILVLLSISSVEGQGGGGGGVIDVVAKFGAKADEKTNLSKPLLDAWKEARASTSPSKIVITKGIYFLSTATLVVLARLLLSFKLKTL; encoded by the exons atggctattcaattttattttgtttcatccatgttaatactagtacttttgtCCATATCATCTGTTGAAGGTCAAGGAGGAGGAGGTGGTGGTGTTATTGATGTTGTTGCAAAGTTTGGTGCAAAGGCAGATGAGAAAACAAATTTGAGTAAG cCATTGTTGGATGCTTGGAAAGAAGCACGTGCCTCGACATCTCCGTCAAAAATTGTGATTACTAAAGGGATATATTTTTTAAGTACAGCTACCTTAGTGGTCCTTGCAAGGCTCCTATTGAGCTTTAAGTTGAAGACACTGTGA